The region CAGCAAGAGGCGTCGGGCGTGATCGTCTCCGCCATCGACGCGCGAGTGCTCTTGGATGTGGTCGGACGGCCCGAGCTCAGCGCGACCGCCGCCGACGTCAATGCGCGCCTCAGCCGCGTTCTTGAACAGATCGCCGCTTGATCCGTGCTTTAGAGAGCGACGATGTCGAAGTCTATCCTGACGTCGTTCTTCACTTTGACGGTGCCGCCCACGAGCGTGATCGGGCTGATGCCGAAATCGGTCTGCTTGAGCCACACGGTACCGTGGAAATGACCGCCGCTCTCGGTCGCGCTCACGACGATGGGGCGTACCGTACCATGGAGCGCAAGCAGGCCGCTGACGGACCAGCCTTTATCCGCTGAACCCTCGATGCTCGTCGATTTGAACTCGATCGTCGGATAGCGGGCGCTGTCGAGCACGTCCGGCCCGAGCATCTTGGCCTGGACCTGCGATCGCCGGTCGGCGGAGCTTCGCGGGTCGACCACCGTCAGCTGCGCGGCGGGCACGACCAACGACACGGACGTCAGCGGATCGTCGAACTCGCCCGAACCGATCGGCGCGTTGATCTGATGGTTATCTGCGGCGAACGCGAACAGTCCGCTGCGATAGACGTAGACCGTCATCTTCGACCGCGTTGCGTCGATCTGATGCACCGCAGCCTGAGCCACCCCGGCGTTGAGGAGGAAAAACACGCTGACGAGCAGCCCGATCCGTCTCATATCACGGCACACTGCATCAGATCGCACGCGCCTCGATGAGCGTGAACGGCGAGCGCGTCTCGTGCGC is a window of Candidatus Eremiobacteraceae bacterium DNA encoding:
- a CDS encoding YceI family protein: MRRIGLLVSVFFLLNAGVAQAAVHQIDATRSKMTVYVYRSGLFAFAADNHQINAPIGSGEFDDPLTSVSLVVPAAQLTVVDPRSSADRRSQVQAKMLGPDVLDSARYPTIEFKSTSIEGSADKGWSVSGLLALHGTVRPIVVSATESGGHFHGTVWLKQTDFGISPITLVGGTVKVKNDVRIDFDIVAL